One window from the genome of Salvia miltiorrhiza cultivar Shanhuang (shh) chromosome 7, IMPLAD_Smil_shh, whole genome shotgun sequence encodes:
- the LOC130994284 gene encoding uncharacterized protein LOC130994284, whose product MYNKYQVGSKTQISRLESVVHDAEGTRIQVSVPNKIVGMFARKVKEGEVYQIKNFMVKRNVGKFRVTNHIFKIELTMKTMISDLMQPTFPKAIFSFKPFEEIKAMQTAAEEPLFDVIGVIVGKGFVKNDTDAKMVELKLEDENCNQIYCTLWEDYVDMFLNLVDEGEMRVCSSNNASKVYLHADIEEIESFRKKS is encoded by the exons ATGTATAACAAATATCAAGTAGGATCAAAGACACAAATCTCACGCCTTGAATCTGTAGTGCATGATGCTGAG GGAACCAGGATCCAAGTATCAGTGCCGAACAAAATTGTTGGTATGTTTGCAAGGAAAGTCAAAGAAGGTGAAGTCTATCAGATCAAGAACTTTATGGTGAAGAGGAATGTTGGAAAGTTCAGGGTAACTAATCATATTTTCAAGATTGAGCTCACAATGAAAACCATGATCTCAGATCTTATGCAGCCTACTTTTCCAAAAGCTATCTTCTCATTTAAGCCATTTGAGGAGATAAAAGCTATGCAGACTGCTGCTGAAGAGCCTCTATTTg ATGTGATTGGGGTTATAGTTGGAAAAGGATTTGTCAAGAATGACACAGATGCTAAAATGGTTGAGCTGAAGCTGGAAGATGAGAA CTGCAACCAAATTTATTGCACTCTATGGGAAGATTATGTGGACATGTTCCTGAATCTGGTGGATGAGG GTGAGATGCGTGTTTGTTCTTCAAATAATGCATCGAAAGTGTATCTTCATGCTGACATTGAGGAGATTGAAAGTTTCAGAAAGAA gtcctga